From the genome of Candidatus Desulfarcum epimagneticum, one region includes:
- a CDS encoding putative Tia invasion determinant-related protein (Evidence 3 : Putative function from multiple computational evidences) has translation MCRPGGGVAKLNNMDGENRAGTDTVIETEDGWALSLALGEKKGAWRVEIEFGRQESDLTQISLSGFDDQSDPPRPFSELHPVIGDVSIDRLLANVYRDFNLTSQLTPYVMAGAGFAKIEFSKVRYARTRPGNLEAQFFYEEKQSDLPFAFQLGLGLVGRVSENFFAEVGYRFFYPVTPDFEYLADINIRGHQVLFGLRYHF, from the coding sequence ATGTGTCGGCCCGGGGGGGGGGTGGCAAAACTGAATAACATGGACGGAGAAAACCGGGCGGGAACCGACACTGTCATCGAAACCGAAGACGGATGGGCTTTGTCCCTGGCGCTGGGAGAAAAAAAGGGCGCATGGCGTGTGGAAATTGAATTCGGGCGTCAGGAGAGCGACTTAACCCAAATCTCCCTGTCGGGATTTGATGATCAGTCCGATCCCCCAAGACCGTTCAGTGAGCTTCACCCGGTCATCGGCGATGTGTCCATCGACCGTCTTCTGGCGAATGTGTATCGGGATTTTAATTTGACTTCCCAGCTAACGCCCTATGTGATGGCAGGCGCCGGGTTTGCGAAGATTGAGTTTTCAAAAGTCCGCTATGCCCGAACCCGGCCGGGAAACCTTGAGGCCCAATTTTTTTATGAAGAAAAACAGTCTGATTTGCCGTTCGCCTTCCAGCTCGGTCTGGGCCTCGTCGGCCGGGTGTCCGAGAATTTTTTTGCGGAAGTCGGCTACCGATTTTTTTACCCGGTGACCCCCGACTTCGAGTATCTGGCGGATATAAATATCCGGGGCCACCAGGTTCTCTTCGGCCTGCGGTATCATTTTTAA
- a CDS encoding transposase translates to MEKVLDVYKRPFDPKFPVICMDESPKQLIGETKIPISASPGKPERYDYEYKRFGVCNIFMACEPLAGNRMVKITERKTKKDWAFFIKEIASAYEKAQKITLVMDNLNTHTPGALYETFRPDKAKKLWDRFDFVYTPKHGSWLNMAEIELNVLIGQCLKRRIDDIQNVKKEAHAWQKARNNKNAKVNWQFTSEDARIKLRRLYPTFNA, encoded by the coding sequence ATGGAAAAAGTTTTGGATGTTTACAAACGTCCATTTGATCCAAAGTTTCCAGTGATATGCATGGATGAATCGCCAAAACAATTGATTGGAGAAACAAAGATTCCTATTTCAGCGTCGCCCGGCAAACCGGAGAGGTATGATTATGAATACAAGCGTTTCGGGGTGTGTAATATTTTCATGGCATGTGAGCCTCTTGCGGGAAACCGAATGGTAAAAATCACTGAGAGAAAGACAAAAAAAGACTGGGCATTTTTTATAAAAGAAATTGCCTCGGCTTATGAAAAAGCTCAAAAGATAACGCTGGTCATGGACAATCTGAACACACATACGCCTGGCGCTTTGTATGAAACTTTTCGACCGGACAAGGCAAAAAAATTATGGGACAGATTCGATTTTGTGTATACTCCAAAACACGGCAGTTGGCTAAATATGGCTGAAATAGAATTAAATGTTCTCATTGGGCAGTGTTTAAAAAGAAGAATTGACGATATTCAAAACGTGAAAAAGGAAGCGCATGCATGGCAGAAAGCCAGAAACAATAAAAACGCCAAAGTAAATTGGCAATTCACATCTGAAGACGCGCGAATAAAACTGCGTCGGCTTTATCCGACTTTTAACGCTTGA
- a CDS encoding conserved hypothetical protein (Evidence 4 : Unknown function but conserved in other organisms), whose amino-acid sequence MSDENSQAQAPQMDMQMLIAGIIPNVKHFDSRFDLLQVQIDGLKNGQNELKDRIGRLETGVDRRFEQVDKRFAQVDKRFEQVDKRFEQVDRRFEQVDKRLEQIAVSIDRLGDKLDRRDEGQRNFTIKMFSIAVTISVLGVSGAFLKVLGII is encoded by the coding sequence ATGAGCGATGAAAACAGCCAGGCGCAAGCGCCTCAAATGGACATGCAGATGCTGATCGCCGGGATTATTCCCAACGTCAAGCATTTCGACAGCCGTTTTGATCTGCTCCAGGTTCAGATAGACGGCCTGAAAAATGGTCAGAACGAATTGAAGGACAGGATCGGACGCCTGGAGACAGGGGTGGACCGGCGTTTTGAGCAGGTGGACAAACGCTTTGCGCAGGTGGACAAACGTTTTGAACAGGTGGACAAACGCTTCGAGCAGGTGGATCGGCGTTTCGAGCAGGTGGACAAACGTCTGGAGCAAATCGCGGTTTCAATTGATCGCCTGGGGGACAAGCTGGATCGAAGAGATGAGGGCCAGCGGAATTTTACGATCAAAATGTTTTCCATCGCCGTCACCATATCCGTTCTGGGAGTGTCCGGGGCGTTCTTAAAGGTTTTGGGCATCATTTGA
- a CDS encoding exported hypothetical protein (Evidence 5 : Unknown function), which translates to MKLKTIMTVLALCAALLPGRAFSFETPWGEMDLYVSARGGGGKTE; encoded by the coding sequence ATGAAACTGAAAACCATCATGACCGTCCTTGCCCTTTGCGCGGCCCTTTTGCCGGGCCGCGCCTTTTCCTTTGAGACCCCCTGGGGGGAGATGGACCTGTATGTGTCGGCCCGGGGGGGGGGTGGCAAAACTGAATAA
- the rnfB gene encoding Ion-translocating oxidoreductase complex subunit B, which translates to MTEAFFFMLSIGAVCGSVLSLASKIFYVYEDPRIAEVEGNMAGANCGACGYTGCSAAAAAVVEGAAPPGVCVIAGSDSAAAVAAVMGVDPGTAETRLSYNTCQGGLRAADKYHYTGAMSCQALSMLYGGKRDCGAGCLGYGDCVKACAFDALEMGEAGYPVVNEEKCVGCGACETACPKDIMEIKTLSQRLLTFNQEDGRLAPCRQTCPAQIDIPKYISHIRNGEYESAMRTLRERNPLLLSCGRVCPYPCESNCRRGAEDDPVSINQLKRFVADWEMNSGSRIPISKAPDTGKHVAVIGGGPAGLSAAFFLRRLGHDVTIFESMPKLGGMIRYGIPEYRLPKKVLDWEIQGILDLGIEHRTNVRLGEDFDIGSLVASGYDAIFLGIGAWSDYALKIEGEDLEGCFTGIDFLSRIGNNEEVPIGKKAVVIGGGNTAIDCVRTLVRLGAEKVTIVYRRTRKEMPANEVEIVAAEHEGIEFAFLAAPTRVVGDENGAITHLEYLKMELGEPDESGRRRPVPVEGSETLIEADMLITAIGQGPDVDFTKDGKIAGKLDITRWNTINADPETLQTNVPYIFTAGDSATGASLVVEAIGGGRRAAASIHQYLAGEEVSAPDNLLFKKYIPGTLFDKVEGIIPIPRSQMPEIPVKERITNFDEVDMVLSETDAQKESHRCMSCCLTCYDKDIA; encoded by the coding sequence ATGACTGAAGCATTCTTTTTCATGCTGTCAATCGGAGCGGTTTGCGGTTCGGTTTTGAGCCTGGCGTCAAAAATTTTTTATGTGTACGAAGACCCCAGGATCGCCGAGGTGGAGGGAAACATGGCGGGCGCCAACTGCGGGGCCTGCGGCTACACCGGGTGCTCGGCGGCCGCCGCCGCCGTGGTGGAGGGCGCCGCCCCCCCGGGGGTGTGCGTGATCGCCGGGTCCGACTCCGCGGCCGCCGTGGCCGCCGTAATGGGCGTGGACCCGGGAACCGCCGAAACCCGCCTTTCCTACAACACCTGCCAGGGCGGGCTTCGGGCCGCCGACAAGTATCACTACACGGGCGCCATGAGCTGCCAGGCCCTTTCCATGCTTTACGGGGGAAAACGGGACTGCGGCGCGGGATGCCTGGGATACGGGGACTGCGTGAAGGCGTGCGCCTTTGACGCGCTTGAGATGGGCGAGGCCGGATACCCGGTGGTCAACGAGGAAAAATGCGTGGGCTGCGGCGCGTGTGAAACCGCGTGCCCCAAAGATATCATGGAGATCAAAACCCTGTCCCAGCGGCTTTTGACCTTCAATCAGGAGGACGGCCGTCTGGCCCCGTGCCGCCAGACTTGCCCGGCCCAGATCGATATTCCCAAATACATCTCCCATATCCGAAACGGCGAATATGAAAGCGCCATGAGGACCCTTCGGGAGCGAAACCCCCTTCTTCTGTCCTGCGGCCGGGTGTGCCCGTACCCCTGCGAGTCGAACTGCCGAAGAGGCGCGGAGGACGATCCGGTCTCCATCAACCAGCTCAAACGTTTCGTGGCCGACTGGGAGATGAATTCCGGCTCCCGCATTCCCATCTCCAAAGCGCCCGACACCGGCAAACATGTGGCCGTCATCGGCGGAGGGCCGGCCGGGCTCAGCGCCGCCTTTTTCCTTCGCCGGCTTGGCCATGACGTCACCATCTTCGAGTCCATGCCCAAGCTGGGGGGAATGATCCGGTACGGAATCCCCGAATACCGGCTTCCCAAAAAGGTCCTGGACTGGGAAATCCAGGGGATCCTCGACCTGGGCATTGAACATCGCACAAACGTGAGGCTCGGCGAGGATTTTGACATAGGCTCCCTGGTGGCGTCGGGATACGACGCCATATTCTTAGGAATCGGGGCCTGGAGCGATTATGCCCTGAAAATCGAGGGGGAGGACCTGGAGGGCTGTTTCACGGGCATTGATTTTCTGTCCCGGATCGGAAACAACGAAGAGGTTCCCATCGGCAAAAAAGCGGTGGTCATCGGCGGCGGGAACACCGCCATCGACTGCGTGAGAACCCTGGTCCGCCTGGGCGCCGAAAAAGTGACCATTGTCTATCGCCGCACCCGGAAAGAGATGCCCGCCAATGAGGTGGAGATCGTGGCCGCCGAGCACGAGGGGATCGAATTCGCCTTTCTGGCGGCGCCCACCCGGGTCGTCGGGGATGAGAACGGCGCCATCACCCATCTGGAATACTTGAAGATGGAGCTGGGCGAGCCCGATGAAAGCGGAAGGAGAAGGCCGGTTCCCGTGGAAGGCTCCGAAACCCTCATTGAGGCGGACATGCTTATCACGGCCATCGGCCAGGGCCCGGACGTGGATTTCACCAAGGACGGGAAAATCGCCGGGAAGCTGGACATCACCCGGTGGAACACCATCAACGCCGATCCCGAAACCCTTCAGACCAATGTTCCCTACATATTCACGGCCGGGGATTCCGCCACCGGGGCCTCCCTGGTGGTGGAGGCCATCGGCGGGGGAAGACGGGCCGCCGCCTCCATCCATCAATACCTTGCGGGCGAGGAGGTTTCGGCCCCGGACAACCTGCTTTTCAAAAAATACATTCCGGGCACGCTGTTTGACAAGGTGGAGGGAATCATTCCCATTCCCCGGTCCCAAATGCCCGAGATTCCGGTCAAAGAACGGATCACGAATTTTGACGAGGTGGATATGGTCTTAAGCGAAACCGACGCCCAGAAGGAGTCCCACCGGTGCATGTCCTGCTGCCTGACCTGTTATGACAAGGACATCGCGTAA
- a CDS encoding hypothetical protein (Evidence 5 : Unknown function), with product MQRIRRCDRLMTGAESSDLVGPDALEHTHTVTTKALKLLDGKKVEGYLRIERVYGQTGGCKQQRI from the coding sequence ATGCAGCGAATCCGGCGTTGCGACCGGCTTATGACCGGCGCCGAGTCCTCGGACCTTGTCGGCCCTGATGCCCTCGAACATACACATACTGTGACGACAAAAGCGCTCAAGCTTCTTGATGGGAAGAAGGTTGAAGGATATTTGCGTATTGAGAGAGTTTATGGTCAAACAGGGGGTTGTAAACAGCAAAGAATTTAA
- a CDS encoding exported hypothetical protein (Evidence 5 : Unknown function) — MINFFLFFLNRFRFFLFAALCMIHFMAGGAAGATKTTRDYVRFSWSPISNVTSYHFQVSDRADFSNLLVDERLDRRLPTYLCRPPLPEGTIHARVRGRKKTTGLYGPFVRLEPVVIEEADPDPRWISDTPDSLSGVTVDPRPTFSWSPIPNVTSYQFQAGDQADFSGLLIDERLDRLVTSHTPDFDLPDGTIYARVRGRKKTTGLYGPFVQMPSVVIDTTPPGADDKPVPEIFPGDATSDQTPAFIWSPPRESDDVVAYRLAVRGDHLRNHFTVGDILNFSALIQKINDPDKAVSQYVKGKFSSSGKTLLNAYQGSRTLSGPEKRVIAGNLNNLLDDPDLYSEERFPMDSLTPEIRWAMVGNPGAKDLQLSVLNRRLLEYAFQEEIIASSAVFSDLMDGDRYFFINAVIKASDASVLTSSGTTGVSCSVSTDSSKKFTCEPTPRLTDGAFYARVSAIDPFWNEGPLVDMGWLLVDTVPPGPPQNTGLSVGSDPQRPKFSWDPPADSSDVKDYEVLMADSPSFDADSAKGHAKIMVGDGSVTNHKTAIRLSCEATSNSYQCVPTSDLSSGTIYAKVRAVDGAENPSSFTTASSHTISAASSRRRSSSSSGSPNAQETGLATTVGSIDVGMGIEDQALFKDPHLAAAIREALGVEEGSPIARGDLATLESLDISEREVTDFSGLENAVRLFSLTINLSQASELWKLSDLESLREVIIE, encoded by the coding sequence ATGATAAATTTTTTTTTGTTTTTTTTAAACCGATTTCGTTTTTTTCTGTTTGCGGCCCTGTGCATGATTCATTTCATGGCCGGAGGGGCCGCCGGGGCCACAAAGACCACCCGGGATTATGTCAGATTTTCATGGTCTCCCATCTCCAACGTGACCTCCTATCATTTCCAGGTCAGCGATCGGGCCGATTTTTCAAATCTGCTGGTTGATGAGCGTCTGGACAGACGGCTTCCCACCTATCTGTGCCGCCCTCCTCTGCCGGAAGGAACGATTCATGCAAGGGTCAGGGGAAGAAAGAAAACCACCGGACTTTACGGCCCTTTTGTCCGATTGGAGCCCGTTGTGATTGAAGAGGCGGATCCCGATCCACGCTGGATCTCCGACACCCCTGATTCATTATCGGGAGTGACGGTCGACCCCCGCCCCACATTTTCGTGGTCTCCCATCCCCAACGTGACCTCTTATCAGTTTCAGGCCGGCGATCAGGCGGATTTTTCAGGCCTGCTGATTGATGAGCGTCTGGACAGACTTGTCACATCCCATACGCCCGACTTTGATCTGCCGGACGGAACGATTTACGCAAGGGTGAGGGGAAGGAAAAAGACCACCGGACTTTACGGACCCTTTGTCCAAATGCCCTCCGTCGTGATTGACACGACTCCGCCCGGCGCTGATGACAAGCCTGTTCCGGAGATTTTTCCCGGCGACGCCACCTCTGATCAAACCCCGGCGTTCATATGGTCCCCGCCCCGGGAGTCGGACGATGTGGTCGCCTATCGTCTCGCGGTCAGAGGCGATCATTTGCGCAATCATTTCACAGTCGGCGATATCCTGAATTTCAGCGCTCTGATCCAAAAGATCAATGACCCTGACAAAGCTGTTTCACAGTACGTCAAGGGAAAATTTTCATCTTCCGGGAAAACGCTTTTAAATGCCTATCAGGGTTCCCGTACCCTTTCCGGACCTGAAAAAAGGGTTATTGCGGGAAATCTCAACAATTTGCTTGACGACCCTGACCTGTATTCGGAAGAGCGTTTCCCCATGGATTCTCTTACCCCGGAAATTCGGTGGGCGATGGTGGGAAATCCCGGGGCCAAAGATTTACAACTTTCCGTTTTGAATCGCCGTCTGCTGGAATATGCCTTTCAGGAGGAAATTATTGCTTCAAGCGCTGTCTTTTCGGACTTAATGGATGGCGATAGATATTTTTTCATCAACGCAGTGATCAAGGCATCCGACGCGTCTGTATTGACTTCGTCAGGGACAACAGGGGTTTCCTGTTCTGTTTCCACGGACTCTTCCAAAAAGTTCACATGCGAGCCGACGCCCCGCCTGACAGATGGGGCCTTCTACGCGAGGGTCAGCGCCATCGATCCTTTCTGGAATGAAGGCCCCCTTGTGGACATGGGGTGGCTGTTGGTGGACACTGTCCCCCCGGGTCCTCCTCAGAACACTGGGCTTTCAGTCGGCTCCGATCCCCAAAGGCCAAAATTTTCGTGGGACCCGCCGGCGGATTCTTCCGATGTGAAGGATTATGAGGTTTTGATGGCCGATTCTCCCTCCTTTGACGCGGACAGCGCCAAAGGCCATGCCAAAATTATGGTGGGCGATGGAAGCGTCACCAACCACAAAACCGCTATCCGACTTTCCTGCGAGGCGACCTCCAACTCATACCAATGCGTTCCCACATCTGATTTGAGCTCCGGAACCATATACGCCAAAGTCAGGGCTGTGGACGGCGCGGAGAATCCAAGCTCTTTTACCACTGCGTCTTCGCATACGATAAGCGCTGCCTCTTCCAGGCGGCGTTCTTCCTCGTCATCCGGGTCTCCGAATGCCCAGGAAACGGGCTTGGCTACTACTGTGGGGTCCATTGATGTCGGGATGGGCATTGAGGATCAGGCGCTTTTCAAAGACCCCCATCTGGCCGCCGCCATCCGGGAGGCTCTGGGTGTGGAAGAGGGGAGCCCCATCGCCCGGGGGGATTTGGCGACGCTGGAGAGCCTGGATATAAGCGAGCGGGAGGTGACGGATTTCAGCGGCCTGGAAAACGCCGTTCGCCTTTTCAGTCTGACGATCAACCTCTCCCAGGCTTCAGAGCTGTGGAAGTTGTCCGATCTTGAGTCGTTAAGAGAGGTGATTATTGAATAA
- the mtnA gene encoding Methylthioribose-1-phosphate isomerase: protein MIQTQKYRQHNMKMEKKTPITRPIWLDEDSGYVRIIDQRLLPHQLVLVDLKTVDDVITAIRDMYVRGAPLIGAAGAFGIYIAALSCPRDAGDPGAFITEESRRLKSVRPTAVNLAWAVDRTLAVMAPEKTLDAKTRAALDEARRIADEESENCRKIGEHGLPIIEEISRKKNGETVHILTHCNAGWLACVEYGTATAPIYAAFDKGIDVHVWVDETRPLNQGARLTAWELGRHGVKHTVITDNAGGILMARGMVDAVIVGTDRTTRAGDVANKVGTYLKALAAKDNGVPFYVALPSSTFDWELDDGARIPIEERSAEEIRRVAGFDGSEIREVLIAPEDSPCANFAFDVTPARLVTGLITERGICQADAADIRRLFPDKRA, encoded by the coding sequence TTGATCCAAACCCAAAAATACAGACAACATAATATGAAAATGGAAAAAAAGACCCCCATAACCCGGCCCATCTGGCTGGACGAGGACTCCGGATATGTCCGGATCATCGATCAGCGTCTGCTCCCCCACCAGCTTGTTCTTGTGGATTTAAAAACCGTGGACGACGTGATCACGGCCATCCGGGACATGTATGTGCGCGGCGCCCCTCTCATCGGGGCCGCCGGGGCCTTCGGAATCTATATCGCGGCCCTGTCATGCCCCCGGGACGCCGGGGACCCCGGCGCGTTTATCACAGAGGAGTCCCGCCGCCTCAAATCCGTCCGTCCCACCGCCGTGAACCTGGCCTGGGCCGTGGACCGGACCCTGGCGGTCATGGCCCCGGAAAAAACCCTGGACGCGAAAACCCGGGCCGCGCTGGATGAGGCCCGGCGGATCGCGGACGAGGAATCGGAAAACTGCCGGAAAATCGGGGAGCATGGCCTGCCGATTATTGAGGAGATCAGCCGGAAAAAAAACGGGGAGACCGTTCACATCCTGACCCACTGCAACGCCGGCTGGCTGGCCTGTGTGGAATACGGGACCGCCACCGCGCCCATATACGCGGCGTTTGACAAAGGGATTGATGTTCACGTCTGGGTGGACGAGACCCGGCCCCTGAACCAGGGCGCCCGGCTCACGGCCTGGGAGCTGGGCCGGCATGGCGTCAAACACACGGTGATCACGGACAACGCCGGGGGGATTTTGATGGCCCGGGGCATGGTGGACGCGGTCATCGTGGGGACCGACCGGACCACCCGCGCCGGCGATGTGGCCAACAAGGTGGGGACCTATTTAAAGGCGCTGGCGGCAAAGGACAACGGGGTTCCGTTTTACGTGGCCCTGCCTTCCAGCACATTCGACTGGGAACTGGACGACGGCGCCCGAATTCCCATTGAGGAAAGAAGCGCCGAGGAGATCCGTCGCGTGGCCGGCTTTGACGGGTCCGAAATCCGGGAGGTCCTCATCGCCCCCGAAGACAGCCCGTGCGCCAATTTCGCCTTTGATGTGACCCCGGCGCGCCTGGTGACCGGATTGATCACCGAAAGGGGCATATGCCAGGCGGACGCGGCGGATATCCGGCGGCTGTTTCCGGACAAGCGGGCTTAG
- a CDS encoding transposase, with protein sequence MKKYIVTLTEAERNNLMALTSKGKHKSQKILNALILLGCDDGEFQKNRSKNKEISKVLNVSMKKIDRVKKRFVEDGIDITLNGKKGSRIYKKKTDGDFEARLVALSCSEAPEGFSRWSLRLLAEKVVELDYIESVSHETIRGILKKTKSNHGCVKDG encoded by the coding sequence ATGAAAAAATATATAGTAACGTTGACAGAAGCTGAACGAAACAATCTTATGGCGCTCACATCAAAGGGAAAACATAAGTCTCAAAAAATTCTTAACGCATTAATTTTGCTTGGATGTGATGATGGTGAATTTCAGAAAAATCGCTCTAAAAACAAAGAGATTTCAAAAGTTCTGAACGTCAGTATGAAAAAAATTGACCGCGTGAAAAAACGTTTTGTTGAAGATGGTATTGATATTACACTGAACGGGAAAAAAGGAAGTCGTATATATAAAAAGAAAACCGACGGGGATTTCGAGGCACGCTTGGTTGCGCTGAGTTGCAGCGAGGCCCCAGAGGGTTTTTCCAGATGGAGTTTGCGTTTGCTGGCAGAAAAGGTTGTCGAGCTTGATTACATTGAAAGTGTATCACATGAAACTATTCGTGGCATTTTAAAAAAAACGAAATCAAACCATGGCTGCGTAAAGGATGGGTAA
- a CDS encoding putative nucleoside triphosphate pyrophosphatase; septum formation DNA-binding protein (Maf) (Evidence 3 : Putative function from multiple computational evidences; Product type e : enzyme) encodes MSRASQNGRVILASKSPRRRDLLEQAGLNFSVIPADFDESDVAFSNPETYVKTLAEAKAGEVSRKYPESWVIGADTIVMIDGKLLEKPVSVEDARGMMNRLSGKWHTVFTGFCARRHAPRRLFSETAATRVRFKTLSRREVEWYVHTQEPFDKAGGYAIQGLGTRLVREIKGSYTNVVGLPVCEVMERLTREDVIRPGPFAPPPRSLS; translated from the coding sequence ATGTCCCGCGCATCCCAAAACGGCCGCGTCATTCTGGCCTCAAAATCTCCCCGCCGCCGCGATCTTCTTGAGCAGGCGGGGCTGAATTTTTCAGTGATCCCGGCGGATTTTGATGAAAGCGACGTGGCGTTTTCCAACCCCGAGACGTATGTGAAAACCTTGGCCGAGGCAAAGGCCGGGGAGGTTTCCCGAAAATATCCCGAAAGCTGGGTCATCGGCGCCGACACCATTGTGATGATCGATGGAAAACTCCTGGAAAAACCCGTGTCCGTTGAAGACGCCCGGGGCATGATGAATCGGCTCAGCGGCAAATGGCACACGGTTTTCACGGGTTTTTGCGCGCGGCGCCACGCGCCCCGGCGCCTTTTTTCTGAAACAGCGGCGACCCGGGTCAGGTTCAAAACACTTTCCCGCCGGGAGGTGGAGTGGTATGTCCACACCCAAGAGCCCTTTGACAAGGCCGGGGGCTACGCCATACAGGGGCTTGGAACCCGCCTGGTGAGGGAAATAAAAGGGTCGTACACCAACGTGGTGGGCCTGCCGGTGTGCGAGGTCATGGAGCGCCTGACCCGTGAGGATGTCATCCGGCCGGGGCCTTTCGCCCCGCCGCCAAGGAGTTTGTCTTGA
- the queF gene encoding NADPH-dependent 7-cyano-7-deazaguanine reductase: MNASLKTCEERFAMTEKKAAPKPPYAIEDPGSVKAGILDPIDYAYSGKRDIDIVIRQPEFTSVCPMTGLPDYATISVRYTPDQKIIELKSLKYYLLQYRNVGIFYEHVVNRILDDLCERIKPKRMEVTGEFTARGGIGARVSAAYPASDGG, translated from the coding sequence TTGAACGCGTCATTGAAGACATGTGAGGAGCGTTTCGCCATGACTGAAAAAAAAGCCGCCCCCAAACCGCCCTATGCCATTGAAGATCCCGGCTCTGTGAAGGCCGGGATTCTCGATCCCATCGACTACGCCTACAGCGGGAAAAGAGACATCGACATCGTGATTCGCCAGCCCGAGTTCACATCGGTGTGCCCCATGACGGGTCTTCCGGATTACGCGACCATTTCCGTTCGGTACACGCCGGATCAGAAGATCATCGAGTTGAAATCCCTGAAGTATTACCTGCTTCAGTACCGGAACGTGGGGATTTTTTATGAGCATGTGGTCAACCGGATACTGGACGATCTGTGTGAAAGGATCAAACCCAAAAGAATGGAAGTGACGGGGGAATTCACCGCCCGGGGGGGGATCGGCGCCCGGGTGTCGGCGGCCTACCCGGCGTCGGACGGCGGCTGA
- a CDS encoding Pyridoxal phosphate homeostasis protein: MKERITHIRDRVRAAAMAAGRDPSEIRLVAAAKTMPAQTVAQAIKNGADIIGENYIQEARDKSAALTHMKASWHFIGRLQTNKAKYAARIFDLIHSVDSVKLAREIDKQAGKIGKTQRILIQVNIAGEASKSGVSPQEAPGLIREIAWFENLSARGLMTMPPFFDDGERARPFFAALSRLRDEIAAQDIPGVSMEELSMGMTGDFEAAIQEGATLVRIGTAIFGPRA; this comes from the coding sequence TTGAAGGAAAGAATCACCCATATCCGGGACCGCGTCCGGGCCGCCGCCATGGCCGCCGGCCGGGATCCCTCCGAAATCCGCCTGGTGGCCGCCGCCAAAACCATGCCGGCCCAAACCGTGGCGCAGGCCATTAAAAACGGGGCGGACATCATCGGGGAAAACTATATCCAGGAAGCCCGTGACAAAAGCGCCGCGCTCACACACATGAAGGCGTCCTGGCATTTCATCGGCCGTCTCCAGACCAACAAGGCGAAATACGCGGCGCGAATTTTTGATTTGATCCACTCGGTGGATTCCGTGAAGCTTGCCCGGGAGATAGACAAACAGGCCGGTAAAATCGGCAAAACGCAGCGCATACTCATCCAGGTCAACATCGCCGGGGAGGCGTCCAAATCCGGGGTCTCGCCTCAAGAGGCGCCGGGCCTGATCCGGGAGATCGCCTGGTTTGAAAACCTGTCCGCAAGGGGGCTGATGACCATGCCCCCGTTTTTTGACGACGGGGAAAGGGCCCGGCCCTTTTTCGCCGCGCTTTCCCGCCTGCGGGATGAAATCGCGGCGCAGGATATCCCGGGGGTTTCCATGGAGGAGCTTTCCATGGGCATGACCGGGGATTTTGAGGCCGCCATTCAGGAAGGCGCCACCCTGGTTCGAATCGGAACCGCGATTTTCGGACCCAGGGCATGA
- the queH gene encoding Epoxyqueuosine reductase QueH → MKLTLHTCCGPCAIYPVRVLRDEGVDVMGFFYRSNIHPWAECQRREEALRTYAEKVDLKVVFQKGYDMENFFRNTAFRESVRCLYCHRDRLYQTARIAKKGKFDAFSSTLLYSKFQDHDQIKSIGEVVAKETGVPFYYRDFRPGWKEGIEKSREMGLYRQQYCGCLHSEKERYLSKIRRAGKNGLLFNNHLS, encoded by the coding sequence ATGAAGCTGACCCTTCACACCTGCTGCGGCCCCTGCGCCATTTACCCGGTGAGGGTTTTGCGTGACGAGGGGGTTGATGTGATGGGTTTTTTCTACCGAAGCAACATCCATCCCTGGGCGGAATGCCAAAGGCGGGAGGAGGCCCTTCGGACTTACGCCGAAAAGGTCGATTTAAAGGTCGTGTTTCAAAAAGGCTATGATATGGAAAATTTTTTCAGAAACACGGCCTTTCGGGAATCCGTCCGCTGCCTTTACTGCCACCGGGACCGACTGTATCAAACCGCCCGTATCGCCAAAAAGGGAAAATTCGACGCGTTTTCCTCCACCCTCCTGTACAGCAAATTCCAGGACCATGATCAGATCAAATCCATTGGCGAGGTGGTGGCCAAAGAAACCGGGGTTCCGTTTTATTACCGCGATTTTCGACCCGGCTGGAAGGAGGGAATCGAAAAATCCCGGGAAATGGGCCTCTATCGTCAGCAATACTGCGGATGCCTGCACAGCGAAAAAGAACGATACCTTTCAAAAATCAGGCGGGCGGGGAAAAACGGACTGTTATTCAATAATCACCTCTCTTAA